Proteins co-encoded in one Malus domestica chromosome 09, GDT2T_hap1 genomic window:
- the LOC103442104 gene encoding uncharacterized protein At2g33490-like isoform X1 translates to MKTSLGMFRRFELHKNDAKDKRDIQPLAQVDELAQAAEAMHDMRNCYDSLLSAAAATANSAYEFSESLREMGACLLEKTALHDDEASGRVFLMLGKVQYELQKLVDSYRSHIFLTITNPSESLLNELRTVEEMKRQCDEKREVYDYMVAQQKEKGRSKRGKGDNFTLQQLQVAHDEYDEEATLCVFRLKSLKQGQAQSLLTQAARHHAAQLNFFRKGLKSLEVVEPHVRLVTEEHHIEYQFSGLEDDGGDDVGDDVEDNGENSYDSNEDGELSFNYISSKQGIDVTSASRNSMEVDEVGLLSPKATRVEYADINLDRNQWGLRTSSREPRIGSYSAPIFAEKKFDPAEKARQLQAPAARKSNTYVLPTPIDPKGLSSSRTSSAVPGTGPSRRNQNLWHSSPLEEKDPGDTLNASGTKAQLVQKESNVNSTSTQLPPPLEGLALPQIDTLNASDTKKIKRYAFSGPIPSKSSSSKPVLHASGPIASTELPQLVSGTLSRLPNPQPSSSPKVSPCASPPRVSSPKISELHELPRPPGSSSAKSTNPSSSAAKPTKSSGFVGHSAPLVSRNQEHSMPNKNPSLASNAASPLPIPPLIVPRSFSIPSSSQRAMALHVARHLESPQVPGKAEEVASPPLTPISLSNLKPVSNVSEVASRSSPIRVHAGGS, encoded by the exons ATGAAGACCTCGCTCGGCATGTTTCGGAGATTCGAACTGCACAAAAACGATGCCAAAGATAAGAGAGACATTCAACCATTGGCTCAGGTCGACGAGCTCGCTCAGGCGGCTGAG GCCATGCATGATATGAGAAATTGCTATGATAGCTTACTCTCTGCAGCTGCTGCTACAGCAAACAGCGCATATG AATTCTCGGAGTCACTGCGTGAAATGGGTGCTTGTCTACTGGAAAAAACTGCATTGCATGATGATGAAGCGAGTG GTAGAGTATTTCTGATGCTAGGGAAGGTGCAGTATGAACTTCAAAAACTTGTTGATAGCTAT CGCTCTCATATATTTTTGACAATTACAAACCCATCGGAGTCACTTCTCAATGAGCTTCGGACAGTTGAG GAAATGAAGCGACAATGTGACGAGAAAAG AGAAGTGTATGACTACATGGTGGCAcaacagaaagaaaaagggaggtCAAAACGTGGAAAGGGTGACAATTTTACTTTGCAGCAATTGCAAGTAGCTCATGATGAATATGATGAGGAGGCGACATTATGTGTCTTCCGATTGAAGTCTCTGAAGCAAGGACAGGCTCAAAGTCTTCTAACACAGGCAGCTCGTCATCATGCTGCTCAG TTGAATTTCTTCCGGAAAGGACTTAAATCACTTGAGGTTGTTGAGCCGCACGTAAGATTGGTTACAGAGGAGCATCATATTGAGTACCAATTCAGTGGACTTGAAGATGATGGTGGGGATGATGTTGGGGATGATGTTGAGGATAATGGTGAAAATAGCTATGATTCTAATGAAGATGGAGAATTGAGTTTTAACTATATATCAAGCAAGCAGGGGATTGATGTCACCTCCGCATCAAGGAATTCAATGGAG GTCGATGAAGTGGGACTTTTGTCTCCTAAAGCTACAAGAGTGGAATATGCAGAT ATAAATCTAGATAGAAACCAATGGGGTCTGAGGACCTCAAGTAGAGAACCAAGAATAGGCAGCTACTCAGCCCCAATTTTTGCagagaagaagtttgatcctgCTGAGAAAGCTAGACAACTGCAGGCACCAGCAGCACGGAAGTCTAATACATATGTACTGCCCACACCTATTGATCCAAAAGGTTTGAGTTCTTCAAGAACAAGTAGCGCGGTTCCAGGAACAGGGCCAAGTAGACGCAATCAAAACTTATGGCACTCTTCCCCATTGGAAGAGAAAGATCCTGGTGATACGTTGAATGCATCTGGTACAAAAGCTCAGCTGGTACAAAAAGAGAGCAATGTCAATAGTACCTCCACCCAACTACCTCCTCCCCTGGAGGGACTTGCACTTCCACAGATTGATACGTTGAATGCATCTGATACAAAGAAGATCAAGAGATATGCTTTCTCCGGTCCAATACCTAGTAAGTCGTCATCATCAAAGCCTGTGTTACATGCCAGTGGTCCCATTGCATCAACTGAACTACCGCAACTAGTTTCCGGAACGCTGTCTCGTTTACCAAATCCCCAaccttcttcatctccaaaggTATCCCCATGTGCTTCACCTCCCCGTGTTTCTTCACCCAAGATAAGCGAGCTTCATGAGCTTCCTAGACCCCCCGGTTCATCATCTGCCAAATCAACAAATCCCAGTTCATCAGCTGCCAAACCAACAAAGTCGTCGGGATTTGTTGGTCACTCTGCTCCACTGGTTTCCAGAAATCAAGAACATAGCATGCCTAATAAAAACCCTTCACTGGCATCAAATGCAGCATCTCCACTTCCAATTCCACCATTGATAGTTCCCCGAAGCTTCTCCATACCTTCAAGCAGTCAAAGAGCAATGGCATTGCATGTAGCAAGACATTTGGAGTCTCCTCAAGTTCCAGGCAAGGCTGAAGAAGTTGCTTCACCTCCATTGACGCCAATTTCCCTATCAAACCTCAAACCAGTATCAAATGTTTCTGAAGTGGCCTCTCGCTCTAGTCCGATTCGAG TGCATGCAGGTGGGAGCTGA
- the LOC103442104 gene encoding uncharacterized protein At2g33490-like isoform X3 — MKTSLGMFRRFELHKNDAKDKRDIQPLAQVDELAQAAEAMHDMRNCYDSLLSAAAATANSAYEFSESLREMGACLLEKTALHDDEASGRVFLMLGKVQYELQKLVDSYRSHIFLTITNPSESLLNELRTVEEMKRQCDEKREVYDYMVAQQKEKGRSKRGKGDNFTLQQLQVAHDEYDEEATLCVFRLKSLKQGQAQSLLTQAARHHAAQLNFFRKGLKSLEVVEPHVRLVTEEHHIEYQFSGLEDDGGDDVGDDVEDNGENSYDSNEDGELSFNYISSKQGIDVTSASRNSMEVDEVGLLSPKATRVEYADINLDRNQWGLRTSSREPRIGSYSAPIFAEKKFDPAEKARQLQAPAARKSNTYVLPTPIDPKGLSSSRTSSAVPGTGPSRRNQNLWHSSPLEEKDPGDTLNASGTKAQLVQKESNVNSTSTQLPPPLEGLALPQIDTLNASDTKKIKRYAFSGPIPSKSSSSKPVLHASGPIASTELPQLVSGTLSRLPNPQPSSSPKVSPCASPPRVSSPKISELHELPRPPGSSSAKSTNPSSSAAKPTKSSGFVGHSAPLVSRNQEHSMPNKNPSLASNAASPLPIPPLIVPRSFSIPSSSQRAMALHVARHLESPQVPGKAEEVASPPLTPISLSNLKPVSNVSEVASRSSPIRGL; from the exons ATGAAGACCTCGCTCGGCATGTTTCGGAGATTCGAACTGCACAAAAACGATGCCAAAGATAAGAGAGACATTCAACCATTGGCTCAGGTCGACGAGCTCGCTCAGGCGGCTGAG GCCATGCATGATATGAGAAATTGCTATGATAGCTTACTCTCTGCAGCTGCTGCTACAGCAAACAGCGCATATG AATTCTCGGAGTCACTGCGTGAAATGGGTGCTTGTCTACTGGAAAAAACTGCATTGCATGATGATGAAGCGAGTG GTAGAGTATTTCTGATGCTAGGGAAGGTGCAGTATGAACTTCAAAAACTTGTTGATAGCTAT CGCTCTCATATATTTTTGACAATTACAAACCCATCGGAGTCACTTCTCAATGAGCTTCGGACAGTTGAG GAAATGAAGCGACAATGTGACGAGAAAAG AGAAGTGTATGACTACATGGTGGCAcaacagaaagaaaaagggaggtCAAAACGTGGAAAGGGTGACAATTTTACTTTGCAGCAATTGCAAGTAGCTCATGATGAATATGATGAGGAGGCGACATTATGTGTCTTCCGATTGAAGTCTCTGAAGCAAGGACAGGCTCAAAGTCTTCTAACACAGGCAGCTCGTCATCATGCTGCTCAG TTGAATTTCTTCCGGAAAGGACTTAAATCACTTGAGGTTGTTGAGCCGCACGTAAGATTGGTTACAGAGGAGCATCATATTGAGTACCAATTCAGTGGACTTGAAGATGATGGTGGGGATGATGTTGGGGATGATGTTGAGGATAATGGTGAAAATAGCTATGATTCTAATGAAGATGGAGAATTGAGTTTTAACTATATATCAAGCAAGCAGGGGATTGATGTCACCTCCGCATCAAGGAATTCAATGGAG GTCGATGAAGTGGGACTTTTGTCTCCTAAAGCTACAAGAGTGGAATATGCAGAT ATAAATCTAGATAGAAACCAATGGGGTCTGAGGACCTCAAGTAGAGAACCAAGAATAGGCAGCTACTCAGCCCCAATTTTTGCagagaagaagtttgatcctgCTGAGAAAGCTAGACAACTGCAGGCACCAGCAGCACGGAAGTCTAATACATATGTACTGCCCACACCTATTGATCCAAAAGGTTTGAGTTCTTCAAGAACAAGTAGCGCGGTTCCAGGAACAGGGCCAAGTAGACGCAATCAAAACTTATGGCACTCTTCCCCATTGGAAGAGAAAGATCCTGGTGATACGTTGAATGCATCTGGTACAAAAGCTCAGCTGGTACAAAAAGAGAGCAATGTCAATAGTACCTCCACCCAACTACCTCCTCCCCTGGAGGGACTTGCACTTCCACAGATTGATACGTTGAATGCATCTGATACAAAGAAGATCAAGAGATATGCTTTCTCCGGTCCAATACCTAGTAAGTCGTCATCATCAAAGCCTGTGTTACATGCCAGTGGTCCCATTGCATCAACTGAACTACCGCAACTAGTTTCCGGAACGCTGTCTCGTTTACCAAATCCCCAaccttcttcatctccaaaggTATCCCCATGTGCTTCACCTCCCCGTGTTTCTTCACCCAAGATAAGCGAGCTTCATGAGCTTCCTAGACCCCCCGGTTCATCATCTGCCAAATCAACAAATCCCAGTTCATCAGCTGCCAAACCAACAAAGTCGTCGGGATTTGTTGGTCACTCTGCTCCACTGGTTTCCAGAAATCAAGAACATAGCATGCCTAATAAAAACCCTTCACTGGCATCAAATGCAGCATCTCCACTTCCAATTCCACCATTGATAGTTCCCCGAAGCTTCTCCATACCTTCAAGCAGTCAAAGAGCAATGGCATTGCATGTAGCAAGACATTTGGAGTCTCCTCAAGTTCCAGGCAAGGCTGAAGAAGTTGCTTCACCTCCATTGACGCCAATTTCCCTATCAAACCTCAAACCAGTATCAAATGTTTCTGAAGTGGCCTCTCGCTCTAGTCCGATTCGAG GGTTGTGA
- the LOC103442104 gene encoding uncharacterized protein At2g33490-like isoform X5: protein MKTSLGMFRRFELHKNDAKDKRDIQPLAQVDELAQAAEAMHDMRNCYDSLLSAAAATANSAYGRVFLMLGKVQYELQKLVDSYRSHIFLTITNPSESLLNELRTVEEMKRQCDEKREVYDYMVAQQKEKGRSKRGKGDNFTLQQLQVAHDEYDEEATLCVFRLKSLKQGQAQSLLTQAARHHAAQLNFFRKGLKSLEVVEPHVRLVTEEHHIEYQFSGLEDDGGDDVGDDVEDNGENSYDSNEDGELSFNYISSKQGIDVTSASRNSMEVDEVGLLSPKATRVEYADINLDRNQWGLRTSSREPRIGSYSAPIFAEKKFDPAEKARQLQAPAARKSNTYVLPTPIDPKGLSSSRTSSAVPGTGPSRRNQNLWHSSPLEEKDPGDTLNASGTKAQLVQKESNVNSTSTQLPPPLEGLALPQIDTLNASDTKKIKRYAFSGPIPSKSSSSKPVLHASGPIASTELPQLVSGTLSRLPNPQPSSSPKVSPCASPPRVSSPKISELHELPRPPGSSSAKSTNPSSSAAKPTKSSGFVGHSAPLVSRNQEHSMPNKNPSLASNAASPLPIPPLIVPRSFSIPSSSQRAMALHVARHLESPQVPGKAEEVASPPLTPISLSNLKPVSNVSEVASRSSPIRGGS from the exons ATGAAGACCTCGCTCGGCATGTTTCGGAGATTCGAACTGCACAAAAACGATGCCAAAGATAAGAGAGACATTCAACCATTGGCTCAGGTCGACGAGCTCGCTCAGGCGGCTGAG GCCATGCATGATATGAGAAATTGCTATGATAGCTTACTCTCTGCAGCTGCTGCTACAGCAAACAGCGCATATG GTAGAGTATTTCTGATGCTAGGGAAGGTGCAGTATGAACTTCAAAAACTTGTTGATAGCTAT CGCTCTCATATATTTTTGACAATTACAAACCCATCGGAGTCACTTCTCAATGAGCTTCGGACAGTTGAG GAAATGAAGCGACAATGTGACGAGAAAAG AGAAGTGTATGACTACATGGTGGCAcaacagaaagaaaaagggaggtCAAAACGTGGAAAGGGTGACAATTTTACTTTGCAGCAATTGCAAGTAGCTCATGATGAATATGATGAGGAGGCGACATTATGTGTCTTCCGATTGAAGTCTCTGAAGCAAGGACAGGCTCAAAGTCTTCTAACACAGGCAGCTCGTCATCATGCTGCTCAG TTGAATTTCTTCCGGAAAGGACTTAAATCACTTGAGGTTGTTGAGCCGCACGTAAGATTGGTTACAGAGGAGCATCATATTGAGTACCAATTCAGTGGACTTGAAGATGATGGTGGGGATGATGTTGGGGATGATGTTGAGGATAATGGTGAAAATAGCTATGATTCTAATGAAGATGGAGAATTGAGTTTTAACTATATATCAAGCAAGCAGGGGATTGATGTCACCTCCGCATCAAGGAATTCAATGGAG GTCGATGAAGTGGGACTTTTGTCTCCTAAAGCTACAAGAGTGGAATATGCAGAT ATAAATCTAGATAGAAACCAATGGGGTCTGAGGACCTCAAGTAGAGAACCAAGAATAGGCAGCTACTCAGCCCCAATTTTTGCagagaagaagtttgatcctgCTGAGAAAGCTAGACAACTGCAGGCACCAGCAGCACGGAAGTCTAATACATATGTACTGCCCACACCTATTGATCCAAAAGGTTTGAGTTCTTCAAGAACAAGTAGCGCGGTTCCAGGAACAGGGCCAAGTAGACGCAATCAAAACTTATGGCACTCTTCCCCATTGGAAGAGAAAGATCCTGGTGATACGTTGAATGCATCTGGTACAAAAGCTCAGCTGGTACAAAAAGAGAGCAATGTCAATAGTACCTCCACCCAACTACCTCCTCCCCTGGAGGGACTTGCACTTCCACAGATTGATACGTTGAATGCATCTGATACAAAGAAGATCAAGAGATATGCTTTCTCCGGTCCAATACCTAGTAAGTCGTCATCATCAAAGCCTGTGTTACATGCCAGTGGTCCCATTGCATCAACTGAACTACCGCAACTAGTTTCCGGAACGCTGTCTCGTTTACCAAATCCCCAaccttcttcatctccaaaggTATCCCCATGTGCTTCACCTCCCCGTGTTTCTTCACCCAAGATAAGCGAGCTTCATGAGCTTCCTAGACCCCCCGGTTCATCATCTGCCAAATCAACAAATCCCAGTTCATCAGCTGCCAAACCAACAAAGTCGTCGGGATTTGTTGGTCACTCTGCTCCACTGGTTTCCAGAAATCAAGAACATAGCATGCCTAATAAAAACCCTTCACTGGCATCAAATGCAGCATCTCCACTTCCAATTCCACCATTGATAGTTCCCCGAAGCTTCTCCATACCTTCAAGCAGTCAAAGAGCAATGGCATTGCATGTAGCAAGACATTTGGAGTCTCCTCAAGTTCCAGGCAAGGCTGAAGAAGTTGCTTCACCTCCATTGACGCCAATTTCCCTATCAAACCTCAAACCAGTATCAAATGTTTCTGAAGTGGCCTCTCGCTCTAGTCCGATTCGAG GTGGGAGCTGA
- the LOC103442104 gene encoding uncharacterized protein At2g33490-like isoform X4 — MKTSLGMFRRFELHKNDAKDKRDIQPLAQVDELAQAAEAMHDMRNCYDSLLSAAAATANSAYGRVFLMLGKVQYELQKLVDSYRSHIFLTITNPSESLLNELRTVEEMKRQCDEKREVYDYMVAQQKEKGRSKRGKGDNFTLQQLQVAHDEYDEEATLCVFRLKSLKQGQAQSLLTQAARHHAAQLNFFRKGLKSLEVVEPHVRLVTEEHHIEYQFSGLEDDGGDDVGDDVEDNGENSYDSNEDGELSFNYISSKQGIDVTSASRNSMEVDEVGLLSPKATRVEYADINLDRNQWGLRTSSREPRIGSYSAPIFAEKKFDPAEKARQLQAPAARKSNTYVLPTPIDPKGLSSSRTSSAVPGTGPSRRNQNLWHSSPLEEKDPGDTLNASGTKAQLVQKESNVNSTSTQLPPPLEGLALPQIDTLNASDTKKIKRYAFSGPIPSKSSSSKPVLHASGPIASTELPQLVSGTLSRLPNPQPSSSPKVSPCASPPRVSSPKISELHELPRPPGSSSAKSTNPSSSAAKPTKSSGFVGHSAPLVSRNQEHSMPNKNPSLASNAASPLPIPPLIVPRSFSIPSSSQRAMALHVARHLESPQVPGKAEEVASPPLTPISLSNLKPVSNVSEVASRSSPIRVHAGGS; from the exons ATGAAGACCTCGCTCGGCATGTTTCGGAGATTCGAACTGCACAAAAACGATGCCAAAGATAAGAGAGACATTCAACCATTGGCTCAGGTCGACGAGCTCGCTCAGGCGGCTGAG GCCATGCATGATATGAGAAATTGCTATGATAGCTTACTCTCTGCAGCTGCTGCTACAGCAAACAGCGCATATG GTAGAGTATTTCTGATGCTAGGGAAGGTGCAGTATGAACTTCAAAAACTTGTTGATAGCTAT CGCTCTCATATATTTTTGACAATTACAAACCCATCGGAGTCACTTCTCAATGAGCTTCGGACAGTTGAG GAAATGAAGCGACAATGTGACGAGAAAAG AGAAGTGTATGACTACATGGTGGCAcaacagaaagaaaaagggaggtCAAAACGTGGAAAGGGTGACAATTTTACTTTGCAGCAATTGCAAGTAGCTCATGATGAATATGATGAGGAGGCGACATTATGTGTCTTCCGATTGAAGTCTCTGAAGCAAGGACAGGCTCAAAGTCTTCTAACACAGGCAGCTCGTCATCATGCTGCTCAG TTGAATTTCTTCCGGAAAGGACTTAAATCACTTGAGGTTGTTGAGCCGCACGTAAGATTGGTTACAGAGGAGCATCATATTGAGTACCAATTCAGTGGACTTGAAGATGATGGTGGGGATGATGTTGGGGATGATGTTGAGGATAATGGTGAAAATAGCTATGATTCTAATGAAGATGGAGAATTGAGTTTTAACTATATATCAAGCAAGCAGGGGATTGATGTCACCTCCGCATCAAGGAATTCAATGGAG GTCGATGAAGTGGGACTTTTGTCTCCTAAAGCTACAAGAGTGGAATATGCAGAT ATAAATCTAGATAGAAACCAATGGGGTCTGAGGACCTCAAGTAGAGAACCAAGAATAGGCAGCTACTCAGCCCCAATTTTTGCagagaagaagtttgatcctgCTGAGAAAGCTAGACAACTGCAGGCACCAGCAGCACGGAAGTCTAATACATATGTACTGCCCACACCTATTGATCCAAAAGGTTTGAGTTCTTCAAGAACAAGTAGCGCGGTTCCAGGAACAGGGCCAAGTAGACGCAATCAAAACTTATGGCACTCTTCCCCATTGGAAGAGAAAGATCCTGGTGATACGTTGAATGCATCTGGTACAAAAGCTCAGCTGGTACAAAAAGAGAGCAATGTCAATAGTACCTCCACCCAACTACCTCCTCCCCTGGAGGGACTTGCACTTCCACAGATTGATACGTTGAATGCATCTGATACAAAGAAGATCAAGAGATATGCTTTCTCCGGTCCAATACCTAGTAAGTCGTCATCATCAAAGCCTGTGTTACATGCCAGTGGTCCCATTGCATCAACTGAACTACCGCAACTAGTTTCCGGAACGCTGTCTCGTTTACCAAATCCCCAaccttcttcatctccaaaggTATCCCCATGTGCTTCACCTCCCCGTGTTTCTTCACCCAAGATAAGCGAGCTTCATGAGCTTCCTAGACCCCCCGGTTCATCATCTGCCAAATCAACAAATCCCAGTTCATCAGCTGCCAAACCAACAAAGTCGTCGGGATTTGTTGGTCACTCTGCTCCACTGGTTTCCAGAAATCAAGAACATAGCATGCCTAATAAAAACCCTTCACTGGCATCAAATGCAGCATCTCCACTTCCAATTCCACCATTGATAGTTCCCCGAAGCTTCTCCATACCTTCAAGCAGTCAAAGAGCAATGGCATTGCATGTAGCAAGACATTTGGAGTCTCCTCAAGTTCCAGGCAAGGCTGAAGAAGTTGCTTCACCTCCATTGACGCCAATTTCCCTATCAAACCTCAAACCAGTATCAAATGTTTCTGAAGTGGCCTCTCGCTCTAGTCCGATTCGAG TGCATGCAGGTGGGAGCTGA
- the LOC103442105 gene encoding uncharacterized protein translates to MGCGISRLDRLVKERGMHDNYTEEDEMKEKERLRRVEKVREHTKEEKQLPHAHATANKGGRQYYPGGRRDFDDDDRDQMLPNGGDREDSFINCPRSPSFRDYCIDDDSDEEDRHHTPISGDDADHIKDHAANSAEYRHTNKVLQGISEDDELVKKESKGRSRGKIRGALSKGKQTKRIKSYLHVSNWHHHNNPISPSQSPQKMVAAGN, encoded by the exons ATGGGTTGCGGCATTTCAAGGTTGGATCGACTCGTGAAGGAACGGGGCATGCATGACAATTATACCGAGGAGGACGaaatgaaagagaaagagagattacGACGGGTGGAGAAGGTCAGAGAGCACACAAAGGAGGAGAAGCAGCTGCCACATGCACATGCAACAGCGAATAAGGGAGGCCGCCAATATTACCCGGGCGGCCGTCGAGATTTTGATGACGATGATCGTGACCAAATGCTACCCAACGGTGGTGACAGGGAGGATAGCTTCATAAATTGTCCGCGATCCCCCAGTTTTAGGGACTATTGCATTGACGACGACTCTGATGAAGAAGATAGGCACCACACCCCCATCAGCG GTGATGATGCTGATCATATTAAAGATCATGCAGCAAATTCAGCGGAATATCGGCATACCAACAAG GTGCTGCAGGGAATATCAGAGGATGATGAATTAGTGAAAAAAGAGAGCAAAGGGAGATCACGAGGAAAAATTAGGGGTGCGTTATCGAAGGGCAAGCAAACGAAAAGAATTAAGTCCTACTTACACGTCTCCAACTGGCACCACCACAACAATCCAATCTCACCGTCACAAAGTCCCCAAAAGATGGTTGCTGCTGGAAATTGA
- the LOC103442104 gene encoding uncharacterized protein At2g33490-like isoform X2 translates to MKTSLGMFRRFELHKNDAKDKRDIQPLAQVDELAQAAEAMHDMRNCYDSLLSAAAATANSAYEFSESLREMGACLLEKTALHDDEASGRVFLMLGKVQYELQKLVDSYRSHIFLTITNPSESLLNELRTVEEMKRQCDEKREVYDYMVAQQKEKGRSKRGKGDNFTLQQLQVAHDEYDEEATLCVFRLKSLKQGQAQSLLTQAARHHAAQLNFFRKGLKSLEVVEPHVRLVTEEHHIEYQFSGLEDDGGDDVGDDVEDNGENSYDSNEDGELSFNYISSKQGIDVTSASRNSMEVDEVGLLSPKATRVEYADINLDRNQWGLRTSSREPRIGSYSAPIFAEKKFDPAEKARQLQAPAARKSNTYVLPTPIDPKGLSSSRTSSAVPGTGPSRRNQNLWHSSPLEEKDPGDTLNASGTKAQLVQKESNVNSTSTQLPPPLEGLALPQIDTLNASDTKKIKRYAFSGPIPSKSSSSKPVLHASGPIASTELPQLVSGTLSRLPNPQPSSSPKVSPCASPPRVSSPKISELHELPRPPGSSSAKSTNPSSSAAKPTKSSGFVGHSAPLVSRNQEHSMPNKNPSLASNAASPLPIPPLIVPRSFSIPSSSQRAMALHVARHLESPQVPGKAEEVASPPLTPISLSNLKPVSNVSEVASRSSPIRGGS, encoded by the exons ATGAAGACCTCGCTCGGCATGTTTCGGAGATTCGAACTGCACAAAAACGATGCCAAAGATAAGAGAGACATTCAACCATTGGCTCAGGTCGACGAGCTCGCTCAGGCGGCTGAG GCCATGCATGATATGAGAAATTGCTATGATAGCTTACTCTCTGCAGCTGCTGCTACAGCAAACAGCGCATATG AATTCTCGGAGTCACTGCGTGAAATGGGTGCTTGTCTACTGGAAAAAACTGCATTGCATGATGATGAAGCGAGTG GTAGAGTATTTCTGATGCTAGGGAAGGTGCAGTATGAACTTCAAAAACTTGTTGATAGCTAT CGCTCTCATATATTTTTGACAATTACAAACCCATCGGAGTCACTTCTCAATGAGCTTCGGACAGTTGAG GAAATGAAGCGACAATGTGACGAGAAAAG AGAAGTGTATGACTACATGGTGGCAcaacagaaagaaaaagggaggtCAAAACGTGGAAAGGGTGACAATTTTACTTTGCAGCAATTGCAAGTAGCTCATGATGAATATGATGAGGAGGCGACATTATGTGTCTTCCGATTGAAGTCTCTGAAGCAAGGACAGGCTCAAAGTCTTCTAACACAGGCAGCTCGTCATCATGCTGCTCAG TTGAATTTCTTCCGGAAAGGACTTAAATCACTTGAGGTTGTTGAGCCGCACGTAAGATTGGTTACAGAGGAGCATCATATTGAGTACCAATTCAGTGGACTTGAAGATGATGGTGGGGATGATGTTGGGGATGATGTTGAGGATAATGGTGAAAATAGCTATGATTCTAATGAAGATGGAGAATTGAGTTTTAACTATATATCAAGCAAGCAGGGGATTGATGTCACCTCCGCATCAAGGAATTCAATGGAG GTCGATGAAGTGGGACTTTTGTCTCCTAAAGCTACAAGAGTGGAATATGCAGAT ATAAATCTAGATAGAAACCAATGGGGTCTGAGGACCTCAAGTAGAGAACCAAGAATAGGCAGCTACTCAGCCCCAATTTTTGCagagaagaagtttgatcctgCTGAGAAAGCTAGACAACTGCAGGCACCAGCAGCACGGAAGTCTAATACATATGTACTGCCCACACCTATTGATCCAAAAGGTTTGAGTTCTTCAAGAACAAGTAGCGCGGTTCCAGGAACAGGGCCAAGTAGACGCAATCAAAACTTATGGCACTCTTCCCCATTGGAAGAGAAAGATCCTGGTGATACGTTGAATGCATCTGGTACAAAAGCTCAGCTGGTACAAAAAGAGAGCAATGTCAATAGTACCTCCACCCAACTACCTCCTCCCCTGGAGGGACTTGCACTTCCACAGATTGATACGTTGAATGCATCTGATACAAAGAAGATCAAGAGATATGCTTTCTCCGGTCCAATACCTAGTAAGTCGTCATCATCAAAGCCTGTGTTACATGCCAGTGGTCCCATTGCATCAACTGAACTACCGCAACTAGTTTCCGGAACGCTGTCTCGTTTACCAAATCCCCAaccttcttcatctccaaaggTATCCCCATGTGCTTCACCTCCCCGTGTTTCTTCACCCAAGATAAGCGAGCTTCATGAGCTTCCTAGACCCCCCGGTTCATCATCTGCCAAATCAACAAATCCCAGTTCATCAGCTGCCAAACCAACAAAGTCGTCGGGATTTGTTGGTCACTCTGCTCCACTGGTTTCCAGAAATCAAGAACATAGCATGCCTAATAAAAACCCTTCACTGGCATCAAATGCAGCATCTCCACTTCCAATTCCACCATTGATAGTTCCCCGAAGCTTCTCCATACCTTCAAGCAGTCAAAGAGCAATGGCATTGCATGTAGCAAGACATTTGGAGTCTCCTCAAGTTCCAGGCAAGGCTGAAGAAGTTGCTTCACCTCCATTGACGCCAATTTCCCTATCAAACCTCAAACCAGTATCAAATGTTTCTGAAGTGGCCTCTCGCTCTAGTCCGATTCGAG GTGGGAGCTGA